Below is a window of Georgenia soli DNA.
GCCGGCGGTGGGAGGATGAGCCCGGACCGGACCGGAGGAGGGGGAACGCGTGGCAGGTGTGCTCACCGGCTTCGCGACCCTCGCGATCGTCGTGACGCTCGGGTACGCGCTCGCCCGGTGGGGAGTCCTCGGCGAGGGCGCCGACACCGTGCTGAGCCGCCTGACGTTCTTCGCGGCGACACCTGCGCTGATGTTCCGCACGGTGGCGGCGGCGGAGGTCGGTGACGTCTTCTCGGCGGCCGCGCTGGTCAACGTCCTCACCGCGCTCGCCCTGGCGGCCGCCTACACGCTCGTCTGCGCCGTCCTGCTGCGGCAGCGGGGGGCGGAGCTGACCCTGGGCGCCCTGACGGCCAGCTACGTCAACGCGGGCAACCTCGGCATCCCGCTCCTCGTCTTCGCCGTCGGTGACGCCGCCGCGATCGCCCCCGTGCTGCTGCTGCAGCTGCTCGTCATGGTGCCCGTCAGCTTCTCCCTGCTCGACGCCCAGACGGGGCGGCGCGGCGTCTCCCTCACGCAGACGGTGACCATGCCCGTGCGCAACCCGCTCGTCATCGGGGTGCTGCTGGGCCTCGTCGTCTCCCTCACGGGCGTGCGCGTCCCGCAGGTGCTCGCGCTGCCGGTCGACATGGTCGCCGACCTCGCGATCCCCGCCATGCTCATCACCTTCGGCGTCTCCCTGCACGGCGCGCCCCTGCCCGGGCGCGGCGAGGTGCGGGCGCCGCTGTGGACCGCCGTCGTGCTGAAGAACCTCGGCGGGCCGCTGCTCGCCTACCTCCTGGGTGCCCACGCGTTCGGGCTGACCGGGAAGGAGCTGCTCGCCCCCGTGATCGTCGCGGCCCTGCCGACGGCGCAGAACGTCTTCGTCTACGCCATGCGGTACGGCCGGGCGGTGCCGATGGTGCGCGACGTCATCCTCGTGACCACGATCGGCTGCGTGCCGGTCGTGGTGGCCCTCGTGGGGGTGCTGGGATGAGCCTGCCGCGCGGACCGGGCCGCCGCCCTGCCGTCCCGGCCCCGGCGATGTTCATGGTCTCCGGCGCCAGCCAGTACCTCGGCGCCGCCGTGGCCGTCGGCCTCTTCGTCCACATGCCGGCGACGACGGTGGCCTGGTGGCGGATGCTGGTCGCGGGGGCCTTCCTGCTGGTCTGGCGGCGTCCGTGGCGGGCGCCGTGGACCCGTCGCACGCTGGCGGCCTCCGCCCTCTTCGGGGTCGTCCTCGGGGCGATGAACCTCCTCTTCTACAGCGCCATCTACTACCTCCCGCTCGGGACCGCGGTCTCCCTGGAGTACCTCGGCCCGGTGGCGGTCGCGGCGCTCGCTGGACGGGGCCTGCGGGTGCGCGTCGCGATCGGCCTGGCGCTGCTGGGCGTGGTCTCCATCAGCGGGCTCGGGCTGGACTGGTCGGACCCGGGCACCGCCCCCGGCGTGCTGCTCGCGGTCCTCGCGGGGGCCGCGTGGGCGGTCTACATCCTGCTGGGGCGGCGGATCGCCGCCGGGCGGGACGGCCTGACGTCCCTCGCCGCCGGGATGGCCGTCGCCGCCGTCGTCTACGCGCCGGTCGCCGCGCCGACCGTCGGGATCGCGCTGAGGGACCTCGCGCTCCTCGCCACGGTCGTGGGCGTGGGGATCCTCTCCTCGCTCGTGCCGTACGCCATCGAGCAGGTCGCCCTCACCCGCCTCGCCGCACCGACCTTCGCGCTGCTGACCTCGCTCCTGCCCGCGACGTCTCTCGCGGCCGGGCTGGTGGTCCTCGGGCAGGTGCCGACGGCGGGGGAGACGGTCGGCCTCGTCCTCATCTCCGTCGCGGTGCTGCTGGCCAGCCGGGAGGGCGATCCCGAACCGCGGCTGGACCGGCCGGACGCACCTCCGCCCGGCTGAGCCGGGGAGCACAGCGCGGTCCGGGCGTCCCGGATCCCAGCGGGCCGTGAGCGATGTCCCAGAGGGCGCACCCTGGGCATTCCGGACCGGCACGTGCGATACTGGGCGGCAGGTGGCGCGTCAACCGCGCCCCGACATCGCACTGCACGGCCACCGCGCCGGCGGGCACTCGCCCCGCCGATGACGAGTGAGCGGAGATGCCTGCGGTGACCTTCTGCTGAGAGAAGTACCTCTTCGTGCCCCAGAACACCCCTGCGCCCACGACCGCCTCGTTCGACGCCCTGGGCGTCCCCGGCCTCCTGTCGCGGTCGCTGACCACGCGCGGCATCACCGCGCCCTTCCCGATCCAGACCGCGACGCTGCCCGACACGCTCGCCGGCCGCGACGTGCTCGGCCGCGGCCGCACGGGCTCCGGCAAGACGCTCGCGTTCTCGCTGCCCCTCGTGGCCCGGCTCGCCGCCCTCGTGCCCTCGGGCGAGTCGATCGCCGGGCGCACCAGGCCCGCGCACCCGCGCGGGCTCGTGCTGGCCCCGACGCGCGAGCTCGCCACCCAGATCGCCGAGACGATCACCCCGCTGGCAACCGCCGCGGGCCTGAGCGTGACCACGATCTTCGGCGGCGTCAGCCAGAACCGGCAGGTCGAGGCCATCAACCGCGGCGTCGACATCGTCGTGGCCTGCCCGGGCCGCCTCGAGGACCTCATGGGCCAGCGCCTGATCCACCTCGACCGGATCGCCGTCACCGTCCTGGACGAGGCGGACCACATGGCCGACCTCGGCTTCCTGCCCGGCGTGACCCGGATCCTGCGGGCGACGCCGCGCGGCACCCAGCGTCTGCTCTTCTCGGCGACCCTGGACAACGGCGTTGACAAGCTCGTGACCCAGTTCCTCGACAACCCGCTGCACCACAGCGTCGACACGGCGTCCTCGCCCGTCGCCGCCATGGAGCACCACGTCTTCCTGGTGCCCTCCACCGACGCGAAGAACGAGCTCGTCCGCACGCTCGCCTCCGGCAGCGCCCGCCGGCTGCTGTTCACCCGCACCAAGCACCAGGCCAAGAAGCTCGCGCGCCAGCTCACCTCGTCCGGCGTGCCCGCCGTGGAGCTGCACGGCAACCTCTCGCAGAACGCCCGCGAGCGCGGGCTCGACGCCTTCTCGTCCGGCGAGGTGCGCGTCATGGTGGCCACCGACATCGCCGCCCGCGGCATCCACGTCGACGACGTCGACCTCGTCGTCCACGTGGACCCGCCCGCCGAGCACAAGGCGTACCTGCACCGCTCCGGCCGCACGGCGCGCGCCGGCCACGGCGGCGACGTCGTCACCGTCGTCCTGCCCGAGCAGCGCAGCGACTTCCGGTCGCTGGCCCGGGCGGCGAAGATCTCCGCCGCGCCCGTGAGCGTGACGGCGGACGACCCGCGGGTGGCCGAGCTCGTCGGCGAGGTGGCCGCCGTCGTCGACCCGCAGCGGGCGCCGCTGGCCGCCTCGCGCAAGCCAGCGCCGCAGCAGCCCGGGGCCGGACGGGCCTCCGGGGGCTCGCGCCGTCGTCGCGGAGGCTCCGCCGCCGGACGGGCGAGCACCGGCACGAGCGGGGCGGGCTCGGCCCGCACCACTGTCAACGGCCGATCGGTCGGCGCCCCGGTGAACACCGGCTCCGCCGCGCCGGCCGCGTCGACCGGCGGGCGGGCACGGCCGGGACGTCGTCGTCGCGCAGGAGCCGCCCAGGGCGCGCCGCGCGGGGCCGTGAACCGCTGAGTCGAGGCCGCCGCGCGGGGCCGTGAACCGCTGAGTCGAGGCCGCCGCACAGGGCGCTGAACAACTTGTGACGCACCTGTGACTCGTTTCAGGATGCGAGTCCTCCCTGTACCTGCGACGCTTCTTCTGTTCGTAGGACCAACGCCCGCACGCCCGTGCGGACGAGATTAGGGAGGTGCTCCCATGGTTGGTGAGCTCATCGGTCTCATCATCTTCGGCGCCGTGATCGGCGCCCTCGCCCGTCTGGTCATGAAGGGCGACCAGAACATCGGCGTCATCTGGACGATCGTCCTCGGCGCCCTCGGTGCCGCCGTCGGCTACTGGCTCTCGGGACTCCTCGGGGTCGGTGAGACGGGCGGGATCGACTGGATCCGGTGGATCATCTCGATCATCGCGGCGGTGGTCTTCATCGGGATCTACATGGCTGCCACGGGTCGACGCGCGACGCGCTGACGCCTGAGCCGAGAAGTGGCCTGTCGCACCACGGTGCGGCCGGCCCCTTCTGCTGTGTGCTGACACGTCCTGCCGCGAGACCGCGGCTAGTCTGTGCGGCGAGGGCCAGCGGTCAGCTCAGGGAGGCCTGGTGCTCGTCGTCGGACGCCGCCTCGCTCTCCTCGGTGAGCAGCGGCAGCCGGAGCTCGAGAACCGCCCCTCCCGGGCCCGTGGCGTCAGCGACCAGGAGCTCCCCGCCGTGAGCACGGGCGATCTCGCGGCTGATGGCGAGGCCGAGCCCGCTGCCGCCCTGGTCTCGGCCGCGGGCCTCGTCGAGCCGGGCGAAGCGGTCGAAGACGCGCTCGCGGTCCTCCGGGGCGATGCCCCCGCCGTCGTCCCGGACCGTGACGACGGCGGAGCCGCCATGCCGCCGCAACGACAACGAGATGGTCGTGCGGGCGTGGCGGCGGGCGTTGTCGGTGAGGTTCCGCAGGACGCGCGCCAGCTGTGACGGGTCCCCGAGCACCCGGAGCGCCGGCAGAGGCTCGACCTCGACCTGCAGGTCGGTGGTGCGGCGCAGCCACTGTGCCTCGTCGTGGACCACGTCGTCGAGGTCGACCTCCCGCTCCGTCCGCGGGGCGCGGCCGTCGAGCCGGGCGAGCAGCAGGAGGTCGTCGACGAGCCGAGCCATGCGGGACTGCTCGGTGTGCAGGGCAGCCGCGGTCTCCTGCCACAGGTCAGGCTCGTCCCGGGCGACGGCGACCTCCAGCATCGCCTGCATGTTGGCCAGGGGCGTGCGCAGCTCGTGCGAGGCGTCCGAGACGAAGTGGCGGCGCCGCTCGGTCGCCGCCTGGATGCGGGCGAGCATCGAGTTCATCGTGTCCGCGAGCCGGTAGAGCTCATCGCGCGCGGGCGGCAGCGGCACGCGTTGCGACAGGTCACCCGCGCCGATCGTGGCCGCCTTGCGCCGGATCTCCTCCACCGGGGCCAGGGCCCGGCCCACGCTCAGCCACGTGACGAGCCCCGTCAGCACCAGGACGGCGGGGAAGACGGCCGCCACCATCCGGGCGGTGTCCGAGACCGCCCGGTTCGCGGCCCTGAGCGACTGCGCGACCACGACGGTGCGTGGGTGGTTCGACGTCCCGGCCGGCATCGCGAGCACCCGGTACTGACGGCCTGGTGTGACGGGGAGCGTGCGGGTACGGACGTGCGGCTCGTCGACCGGGCGCGACATCGGGCCGATCTTCAGTCCTTCGCTGGCGGCGATGACGTGGCCCTGGTCGTCCAGCACCTGGACGAGGCTGCCGCTGTACGGCACCGGGCGGACCCCCGGCGTGGTCACCAGGCCGTCCTGCAGGACGGCGATGTCGAGGGCGCGGTCCTGGGCCATGGCGTCGACGCCGGCCACGAGCTCCTGACGCACGAGCAGGACCAGTGCCGCGCCAGCCCCGGCCAGGATGACGGCGACCACCGCCGTCGCCGCGAGCGTGGTGGTCGCCCGCACGCTGAGCCGGCCGCCCGTCACGGGTGCCTCCCGCTGAGGCGGTACCCCAGTCCCCGCACAGTGCTGATCGAGATGCCAGGTGTGGGGCCGAGCTTGCGCCGGAGCCGGCCGATGTAGACCTCCACCACGTTGGGACCGCCGTCGAACGCCTGGTCCCACACGTGCTCGAGGATCTCGTGCTTCCCGACCACGTGCTCCGCGCGGTGCACGAGGAAGGTCAGCAGCGCGAGCTCGCGGGCCGTCAGCTGCAGCTCACGCTCGCCGCACCAGGCGCGCTGGAGGGCGGGGTCGAGCCGGAGGGGCCCGACGGTGAGGGGCGGGCCGTCGCTCGTCGCCGCGCGACGGGCCAGGGCCCGCAGCCGGGCCGAGAGGACGACCGTCGAGAACGGCTTGGACATGTAGTCGTCGCCCCCGATGTCGAGGGCGTCGGCCTCGTCGTACTCGCCGTTCTTGGCCGTCAGGAACAGCACCGGGGTGCTGTCGCCGCGTACGCGCATCCGGCGGCACACCTCGTAGCCGGACAGGTGCGGCAGCATCACGTCCAGGACGACGACGTCGAACTCCTGCTCGCGGGTGTGCCACTCGCCGTCGATGCCGTCGTCCGCCACCACCACGCTGAAGCCCTCGGCCTCGAGGGTCCGCCGCAGCGCGGTGGCCAGGGGGCGCTCGTCCTCGACAACCAGAACACGCACGTGCTCTCCCCACGTCCTCATGGGTCTTCGTGTGCGTCTTCAGGCTACGCACGAGACGGGGGCGGCCGGGAGTCCCGGCCGCCCCCGTGCTGGGTGCGGGATGACCCCCACGTCCGAGGCGAGCGAACGTGGGGGGACGTGCTCCGCTCCGAGGAGGATCCGTTCAGGTCCTCTCGGCTGAAGTGGCGGTGCTACCGCGCCGTGCTAGTCGTCGTCGTGCTTCTTGTAGTCGTGGTGGCGGTCGCCGTGGTCGTCGCGGTCCTTCTTGTAGTCGTGGTGGCGGTCGCCGTGGTCGTCGCGGTCCTTCTTGTAGTCGTGGTGGCGGTCGCCGTGGTCGTCACGGTCCTTCTTGTAGTCGTGGTGGCGGTCGCCGTGGTGGTCACGGTCCTTGTCGCCGTAGTGGCGGTCGCCGTGGTGCTCGCGGTGGTCCTTGTCGTGGTCGCGGTCACGGTTGCGGTCGCCGTAGTGGTGACCGTTGTCGAAGCGGTCGCAGTGGTCCTTCAGCTCGTCCACGGCGTCGCGGTAGGAGCGGGCGTGCTCACGGTGCCACCCGTCACGGTCCCGCCAGGTCACGTCCCAGTGGCCGTGGTGCCGGTAGAAGTCCACGTCCCAACACTTGTTCTTGTGGTGGTGGTTGTGGTCGTAGGAGCTCTGCCCGGCCGGGGCGAAGGAGGTCGTGGTGGCTGCGGACGCCGGGAGCGCACCGCCAAGCATCGACAGGCCGACGGCCGCAGCTGCGAACCCGCCGAGAATGGTCTTGTGAGACATCGGGTGACTCCCTCTTCATGGTGGTTGCCTCATTGCGCGCACCACTGTGCGAGGGGCCACCTGAAGGGAGCCTGAACGGACCTGTCGGTCCGCTCAGCCAGCAAGGGTGCCCGCTCCGCGACCCCTACGAACGGCGGGACCGCGGGGTGTGCCCGGGGCAGCTGTCACGCCCGGCCGGGCAGCAGCTCCCCGAGCAGGGTCTCGACCCGGGCGCGGATGTCGTCGCGGACCCGTCGTACGGTCCCGAGGTCCTTGCCGGCGGGGTCCTCGAGCTCCCAGTCCTCGTAGCGCACGCCCGGGAAGAACGGGCAGGCGTCGCCGCAACCCATGGTGATGACGACGTCGGAGGCCTGGACGGCGTCGGGGGTGAGGATCTTCGGCCTGGCGGCGGTGATGTCGATGCCCTCCTCGGCCATCGCCTGCACCGCGACGGGGTTGATCTGGTCAGCGGGCGCCGAGCCGGCAGAGCGGACCTCGACCTCCCCGTGCGAGAGCGCCGTCAGGTAGCCGGCGGCCATCTGGGAGCGGCCGGCGTTGTGGACGCAGACGAACATGACGCTGGGGCGGCCGGTCACTGGCACGAGGACTCCTCGGAACGGGTGCTGCGGGTGTGCTGGACCGAGGCTATGGGCTCCGGCTCGCAGGCTCTGCCGTGTCTCAGCCCGGTGGGGATGCCGAGGAACGCCGGCTCGGGGCGCGGTGCGCTGCAGCAGCCGGCGTCGTCGGGCGCGACGACAGCGTGACCCTCGAGGTCGAGGACGGGCAGCGTGGTCGAGCACACGCCGGTCTCGGGCAGGGAGAGCTCCAGCTCGCGGGCGGCCCGCTCGTCGCCGGCGAGGTGGGCAGCGACGGAGCGGACCTGCTCGTAGCCGGTGGCGAGGAGGAAGGTCGGCGCGCGGCCGTACGACTTCATCCCGACGATGAAGAAGCCGGGCTCCGGGTGCGCCAGGGTCTCGGCGCCGTGCGCGGGCACGGTGCCGCAGGAGTGGTGCTCCGGGTCGATGAGCGGCGCCAGCGCCCGTGGTGCCTCCACGCCGGGGTCGAGGTCGAGGCGCAGCTCGCGCAGCATGTCGACGTCGGGGCGGAAGCCCGTCGCTGCGGCGACGGCGTCGACGGTCAGCTCCCGAGGGCCGGTGGGGGTGTTGAGGGTGAGGGTGACCTGGTCGCCGTCGGGTGCGAGCGCGGCGACGGTGGCGGAGGTGAGCAGCCGGATCTTCCCGGCCGCGACGGCCTCGCGCAGGTGTGAGCCCAGCCGGCCGCGCGCGGGCAGCCCGTCGGCGTCCCCGCCGCCGTACGTGCGGGTCGCGGACGCGCCGCGGACCGCCCAGGTGATGGTCGTGGCGGGTTCGGTGCGGGCGAGCTCGACCAGGTTCAGCAGCGTGTTGGCGGCGGAGTGGCCGGCGCCGACGACGAGGACGTGCCTGCCGGCGCAGCGCTCGCGGTCCGAGCCGAGCACGTCGGGGAGCGGGCCGAGGAGGAACGGGGCCGCCTCCGCCTCGCCGGGCGCGGGCAGGCCGGAGACACCGAGCGGGTTGCGCTGCGGCCACATGCCCGAGGCGTCCACGACCGCGCGGGCGTGGTGGTCCACGACCCTGCCGTCGACGACGGCGCGGACCAGGAAGGGGCGATCCGCCCGGCCGGCGCCCTGGGTCTTGTCCATGCCGACCCGGCTGACCGCGACCACCTTCGCGCCGGTGACGATCCGGTGGCGAAGCTGCGGGTGTGCGGCCAGGGGCTCGAGGTACTGCGTCACGAGGTCCCCGCCCGTGGGGAGTCGCGTCCCCCGCGGTCGCTCCCAGCCGGTGGGCTCGAGGAGGCGCGCGGCCGCGGCGTCGACGTCGTACTGCCACGGCGAGAAGAGTCGGATGTGCGCCCACTCCCGGATCGCCGCGCCGACGGCGTGGCCCGCCTCGAGGACGAGCGGGTCCAGGCCCCGCTCGAGGAGGTGCGCGGCGGCCGCCAGGCCGACCGGACCGGCGCCGATGACGACGACCGGCAGGTCCGACGCGGGTGTTCTCGACATGGTGGTGCCTCCCGGGATGACGCACAACGTATTGATTGACGTCGATCGTTGGGAGCATGCGCTACCCATCGACGTTTGTCAATCAGTGAGGCATACTCGTGCCATGGCCACGCTTCCCCTCGCCCAGTCCCCGGAGGCGGGGGTGTGCTGCAGCCCCCTCACCCGCGAGCCGATGAGCATCGCGGACGCCGAGCGTCTGGCGGGCATCCTGAAGGCGGTCGCCGACCCGGCCCGACTGCGGCTGCTGTCGATCATCGCCAGTCACGACGGCGGCGAGGCGTGCGTGTGCGACCTGACCGAGCCCCTCGACCTCTCCCAGCCGACGGTCTCCCACCACCTCAAGGTGCTGGTGGAAGCGGGCCTGGTCACCCGGGAGAAGCGCGGGAGATGGGCCTACTACGCGGTCGTCCCCGCTGCGCTCGACGCGCTCGGCGGAGTGCTGACCACGCGGCACGCCAACGCCGGAGACTGCTGCTGACGGCGGGCACCGCAGGCGCGGAGGAAGAGTGGGCCCCGTGGGGATCGAACCCACAACCCGCGGATTAAAAGTCCGCTGCTCTGCCGATTGAGCTAGAGGCCCCGGCCGTCCGTTGCCGGACGACGGAGGATCAGGTTACCCGCGCCGCCAGCCGCCCACCTGCACCTGTGACCTTCGGACTGCACGGGCTTCCCGCACGCGGGTAGCGTCTGAGCGTGAACCGGACGGCAGGGCGCCGTGCGGGCCGAGCCCCGCCAGGGGGGAGGGAGCAGGGGGCATGAGCGAACGACGTTTCCGCCGTCCGGCGATGCTGGACCCGGCGCAGGCCGAGGCCATCCAGGGCGACGAGGACCCGGCCCTTCGCTCGGAGGTCGCCCACACCTCCGCGCAGGCCCTGGTGCGAGGGGGCCGCGAGGGTGCCGAGGACCCGGAGCTGGTGAGGCGGCTCGTCCAGCTCGTCGACACGGAGGGGCTCGACGCCATCGCCGCGCTGTGGTCCCGCAGCCCGCACACCACCCTCCCGGGCACGCTGTGGCGCCTCTACCTCCTGCGCGAGTGGGTGCGGCGCGACCCCGCGGCGGTGTCCGACCGGTACCGCCTCGGCCTCGAGCGGGCCGAGGTCGCGGGCGCCGTCGCCGGCGTCGAGGAGCCGCCCGGGCCCGAGGAGGTCTCCGCCGTCTGCGACAAGGTGCTCTCCGGCCTCTACGACGGCGACCTCGCCGTCGCGCTCGAGCGCGCCGCAGCCTTCCTCCGCGTGCTCGCCACCGGCTCCGCCATGCACGCCGACTGGATCGAGGAGGACGACGACGACCTCGCCTTCCGCGTCACGCGCCGCGCCGGCGCGCTGCTCACCACGGCGGAGGAGCTCGAGGAGGCCGCGGGGCTCTACCGCGGAGGCCGGCTGGACTGACCGGACTCCGCGGGGGCGCCGTCGGACGCCCCCAAAAAGTGCCGCCGCGGGCCGAGGTCAGCAGGTCAACGGCCAGCACCGAACCGAAAGTCTGTGCCTGCGCGCCGAAACAGGTGATACTGCCGGTACCGGCAACGACGGCGGGAGGCAGACATGACTGCGACGAGGCAGTCCGACGACGTACGCGCCAGCGGGACTCACGAGGTCACCGAGCGCGAGGCGCGGAGGGTGGCCGAGGCCGCCCGGGAGAGCGGCTGGACCCAGCCGTCCTTCGCGAAGGAGCTCTACCTCGGGCGCTTCCGGCCCGAGCTCATCACCCCGCACCCACGGCCCGAGCCGGAGCTCGCCGCCCGCGGTGAGGCCTACCTGGGGCAGCTGACCGAGTTCCTCAGGACGGTCGACGGCCAGGCCATCGAGCGGGACGCCCGGATCCCGGACGAGGTGGTCGCGGGGCTGGCGCGCATCGGCACGTTCGGCATCAAGATCCCCACCGAGTACGGGGGCCTCGGGCTCGGCCAGGTGCACTACAACCGCGCGCTGATGCTGATCGGCAGCGTCAACCCGGCGATGGGGGCACTGATCTCCGCGCACCAGTCGATCGGGGTGCCGGAGCCGGTCAAGCAGTTCGGCACCGAGGAGCAGAAGCGGGCCTACCTGCCGCGCTGCGCCGCCGGCGCCATCTCGGCCTTCCTGCTCACGGAGCCGGACGTCGGTTCCGACCCGGCCCGCCTGCACGCGACCGCGACCCCCACCGACGACGGCGACTACCTCCTCGACGGCGTCAAGCTGTGGTCCACCAACGGCGTCGTCGCCGAGCTCCTCGTGGTCATGGCCCGGGTGCCGCAGTCCGAGGGGCACCGCGGCGGCATCACGGCCTTCGTCGTCGAGGCGGACTCGCCCGGCATCACGGTCGAGCGGCGCAACGCCTTCATGGGTCTGCGGGGTCTGGAGAACGGCGTCACCCGGTTCGACCAGGTCCGCGTCCCCGCCGCGAACGTGCTCGGCCGCGAGGGCCAGGGCCTAAAGATCGCCCTGACCACCCTCAACACGGGCCGGCTCTCCATCCCCGCACTGTGCGTCGGGGCGTCGAAGTGGTCCCTCAAGATCGCCCGCGAGTGGGCGCGCGAACGGGTCCAGTGGGGTCGGCCGGTCGGGCGGCACGCCGCCGTCGCCCACAAGATCGCCTTCATGGCGACGGCCACCTACGCGCAGGAGGCGGTCGTCGAGCTCGCCGGGCACCTGGCCGACGCCGGCCGCACCGACATCCGGATCGAGGCCGCCCTCGCCAAGCTCTTCGCCTCCGAGCGGGCCTGGCAGGTGGCCGACGAGCTTCTGCAGATCCGGGGTGGTCGCGGCTTCGAGACGGCGGACTCCCTCGCGGCCCGCGGCGAGCGGGCGGTCCCGGCCGAGCAGATCCTGCGGGACCTGCGGATCAACCGGGTCTTCGAGGGCTCCTCGGAGATCATGCACCTGCTCATCGCCCGAGAGGCGGTCGACGCCCACCTCGCCGTCGCCGGCGACATCATCGACCCGGACGTCGGCATGGTCGGCAAGGCTCGGGCCGCCGGACGCGCGGGGGCCTTCTACGCCAGGTGGTTGCCGCAGCTGCTCACCGGTCCTGGCGCGGTCCCGACCTCCTACGGCGAGTACGGGCCGCTGGCCACGCACGTGCGCTTCGTCGAGCGCAGCTCGCGCCGGCTCGCCCGCGCGACGTTCTACGGCATGGCGCGTTGGCAGGGCGGCCTGGAGCAGCGGCAGGGCTTCCTCGGCCGCGTGGTCGACATCGGCGCCGAGCTCTTCGCGATGGCCGCGATGTGCGCCCGTGCGCAGATGCAGCTCGAGGACGACGACGCAGCCACCGGCCGCGCGGCCGTCCGGCTCGCCGACGCCGCGTGCCGTCGTTCGCGGCTGACCGTCGAGCGACTCTTCGACGCGCTGTGGACCAACACCGACGCCGCCGACGAGGCTCTGGCGAAGGACGTCCTCGACGGCGACCACGTCTGGGCGGAGGCGGGCGTCATCGACCTGAGCGAGGGCACCGGCCCGTGGATCGCGGACTCCTCGGCCGGGCCGGCCCGCGCGCCCGACGTCTCCCGCCGGATGCTGCCCCCGACCGCGCCGGGCGACTGACCCGGCGACCCACCGACGGCGACGAAGGGGCCCTTCGGCGGCACCAAGCACGGGACCGGCGGCAGGCGGACGAGCGAGGCGCGAAAGCGCGGCCCGGGCGAGGATGGGCCCATGGCACTCGCGGACGAAACGGTCATCGGCACGGACCACCTGGACAGCCGGACGGTCGAGCAGGTGCTCGCCCTCGCCGAGGCGGTGGCTGCCGCCGACGGCGTGGCGGCCCTGTCCGAGCAGCCGCTGCTCGACCTGCGCAGCCCGGTGCGGCCGGTCCGTCACCTGCTCGTGCGCGGCCCCGGGGGTGAGGGGCCCGTGCGCGCGTACGCCCAGATCGACGCGGACGGCACCAGCGCCGAGCTCGCCGTCCACCCCGAGCACCGCCGCCGGGGAGTCGGCCGCGCCCTGCTCGACGCCGTCCGAGCCGGCGCACCCGGGGTGGCGGTGTGGGCGCACGGCGACCTGCCGGCCGCCCGGGCGCTCGCGGCCGCGGCCGGGATGGATCGCGTGCGCGAGCTGCTGCAGCTGGGCCTGGACCTGCCGGAGCGGCACGCCGACCTGCCGGAGCAGCACGACGCTGGTCGCGGCGGGTCCGCCGTCGTCCCGGTGGGCGGGGGTGACGGTCCTCAGGTGCGGACGTTCCGGGTGGGGGAGGACGAGGAGGTCTGGGTGCGCCAGAACGCCCGCGCCTTCGCCGACCACCCCGAGCAGGGCCGCATGACGGTGGAGGACCTGCGGGCCCGGGAGGCCGAGGACTGGTTCGACCCGTCCCTCCTGTGGCTCGTGCCCTCCGACGACGGCGCCCG
It encodes the following:
- a CDS encoding NAD(P)-binding domain-containing protein, whose amino-acid sequence is MSRTPASDLPVVVIGAGPVGLAAAAHLLERGLDPLVLEAGHAVGAAIREWAHIRLFSPWQYDVDAAAARLLEPTGWERPRGTRLPTGGDLVTQYLEPLAAHPQLRHRIVTGAKVVAVSRVGMDKTQGAGRADRPFLVRAVVDGRVVDHHARAVVDASGMWPQRNPLGVSGLPAPGEAEAAPFLLGPLPDVLGSDRERCAGRHVLVVGAGHSAANTLLNLVELARTEPATTITWAVRGASATRTYGGGDADGLPARGRLGSHLREAVAAGKIRLLTSATVAALAPDGDQVTLTLNTPTGPRELTVDAVAAATGFRPDVDMLRELRLDLDPGVEAPRALAPLIDPEHHSCGTVPAHGAETLAHPEPGFFIVGMKSYGRAPTFLLATGYEQVRSVAAHLAGDERAARELELSLPETGVCSTTLPVLDLEGHAVVAPDDAGCCSAPRPEPAFLGIPTGLRHGRACEPEPIASVQHTRSTRSEESSCQ
- a CDS encoding ArsR/SmtB family transcription factor, whose protein sequence is MATLPLAQSPEAGVCCSPLTREPMSIADAERLAGILKAVADPARLRLLSIIASHDGGEACVCDLTEPLDLSQPTVSHHLKVLVEAGLVTREKRGRWAYYAVVPAALDALGGVLTTRHANAGDCC
- a CDS encoding acyl-CoA dehydrogenase family protein translates to MTATRQSDDVRASGTHEVTEREARRVAEAARESGWTQPSFAKELYLGRFRPELITPHPRPEPELAARGEAYLGQLTEFLRTVDGQAIERDARIPDEVVAGLARIGTFGIKIPTEYGGLGLGQVHYNRALMLIGSVNPAMGALISAHQSIGVPEPVKQFGTEEQKRAYLPRCAAGAISAFLLTEPDVGSDPARLHATATPTDDGDYLLDGVKLWSTNGVVAELLVVMARVPQSEGHRGGITAFVVEADSPGITVERRNAFMGLRGLENGVTRFDQVRVPAANVLGREGQGLKIALTTLNTGRLSIPALCVGASKWSLKIAREWARERVQWGRPVGRHAAVAHKIAFMATATYAQEAVVELAGHLADAGRTDIRIEAALAKLFASERAWQVADELLQIRGGRGFETADSLAARGERAVPAEQILRDLRINRVFEGSSEIMHLLIAREAVDAHLAVAGDIIDPDVGMVGKARAAGRAGAFYARWLPQLLTGPGAVPTSYGEYGPLATHVRFVERSSRRLARATFYGMARWQGGLEQRQGFLGRVVDIGAELFAMAAMCARAQMQLEDDDAATGRAAVRLADAACRRSRLTVERLFDALWTNTDAADEALAKDVLDGDHVWAEAGVIDLSEGTGPWIADSSAGPARAPDVSRRMLPPTAPGD
- the mshD gene encoding mycothiol synthase; protein product: MALADETVIGTDHLDSRTVEQVLALAEAVAAADGVAALSEQPLLDLRSPVRPVRHLLVRGPGGEGPVRAYAQIDADGTSAELAVHPEHRRRGVGRALLDAVRAGAPGVAVWAHGDLPAARALAAAAGMDRVRELLQLGLDLPERHADLPEQHDAGRGGSAVVPVGGGDGPQVRTFRVGEDEEVWVRQNARAFADHPEQGRMTVEDLRAREAEDWFDPSLLWLVPSDDGARVLASMWVKVVPGEDSGEIYVLGVDPEAQGRGLGSALTTRALDEMSRRGLRRATLYVEGDNVAARRTYEKQGFRRVATDVQYR